TAAGAGACTTCTTTGAAACAGGCACGTCATAGGCTGTCCGGTTAGTGCATTGGTTGGTACATGttcttctcacctaggcgacccggtATCAATCCCCGTTCCCGGACGCATGTGAGCTTGGCAAGTGGTCACTATATCGGAAAGGTGTAGTTTCCTCCTAGTATTCCGGTTGACCCCGACAGCCTAAGACCACTTCAAAATTTCACTCATTTCATAACACAAATTGCAGGAAATTGCAGCCGTTTACAAAATATATTCCAACCTGCGTGAGTCTAGTAATTTAATTTGGTATTAGTGCTTGGACGGTGGACCCAATCTGGCTCCTCACATAACGCAGTCTTAGGCGCGGAAGCACCTCATAAACTTTTCAACACACGGCATGTCATATCTGTTGCAGCTGGATCGGCAGATTCAGATGCAGAACCAGATGCGGGAGCGCCAGGCCGCCATGATGGTCGCGCGCTCACGTGATATGCTCAACTGGTGGGGCGCCTTCTATGTCACTGTAGCGTTTTTTGGCATCGTCGGGTAAAGGCGGCGGTTTGAAGACCTTAAATTTACAGTATCATTTATATTACGCTTTAGGATATTGATTatcttttaattattataaaaacacgACAAAACGGTTTTACTTTACGAAATAGGAAAATATATTGACTTCATTATATCCAATACATATCCGATAAGTTTAAGTGAACAAACAAACGTGATGTTTTCAGATTCCTAAAGACGAAGAAGCCAGTCCCGCTGATTCCCCTTTTGCCGTTTTCGTTCATAGTCGGGTACCAGTATGACCTCGCATACGGTAACAAGATGCAGCGATGTAGAGGTGAGGAGATCATAAAAAGGTCAAAATATTAATAACTAATGTTTCGCGTACCTATTCTTTTGTTCAGAAAGCGAGTCTACATCGGCCGGCTATCTGTAATCTACCAGAACCAGTTACCGATATTGATTGTAGTATGGACGGTTGATATACGTCGTTCAGCGGTATCTTTTATATGTTGAGCCTAGAGGCATTCTTCTGAGCATTGCTTGCCTGATAGACATTAGGAAAGTATCGGTCTAGCCAGCAGCCATACGTTTGCTAATTATCTGTC
This sequence is a window from Dreissena polymorpha isolate Duluth1 chromosome 16, UMN_Dpol_1.0, whole genome shotgun sequence. Protein-coding genes within it:
- the LOC127862163 gene encoding plasminogen receptor (KT)-like isoform X2, with the protein product MGSVIGKTMEENFKKQQEFMEKNQEVMLDRQIQMQNQMRERQAAMMVARSRDMLNWWGAFYVTVAFFGIVGFLKTKKPVPLIPLLPFSFIVGYQYDLAYGNKMQRCRGEEIIKRGG
- the LOC127862163 gene encoding plasminogen receptor (KT)-like isoform X1, translated to MGSVIGKTMEENFKKQQEFMEKNQEVMLDRQIQMQNQMRERQAAMMVARSRDMLNWWGAFYVTVAFFGIVGFLKTKKPVPLIPLLPFSFIVGYQYDLAYGNKMQRCREEAERVMAEEGSYIELPRGLPTVQSIDAARNQ